A part of Kwoniella dejecticola CBS 10117 chromosome 5, complete sequence genomic DNA contains:
- a CDS encoding agmatinase, producing the protein MHTALSALLCLTGAITSLAHGDHDHAKVDPWNDHYANTPDLSFSGVASFAHLPHVKCLDKPDQAYDIALLGVPFDSAVSFRPGARFGPYALRSGSRRQRPDRGYSSRLEVNPYTNGLYVLDCGDVPVTPFDPATAIKQVKAGYKSILHHPVVNEEEMKRLHMQKGLDGKYHPRIIALGGDHTIVLPILDAVSEVYGPVSVIHFDAHIDTWNPNRYVGSVSLQADVNHGTFFWHAYENGYIKPNSSIHAGIRTRFSGPQDLDDDITAGFDLIHTFDIDDYGVDWIAEKIKARIGNGPVVISLDVDVMDPSIVPATGTPESGGWTSRELRRIIHSLVGLNVVAFDVVELSPAYDTQAEISAIAAADMVYDFLSILALGVDEEKVKAGVRQVDEL; encoded by the exons ATGCACACCGCCCTCTCCGCTCTCCTCTGCCTGACGGGCGCTATAACTTCTCTAGCACACggtgatcacgatcacgCCAAAGTCGACCCGTGGAACGATCATTATGCCAACACCCCCGACCTGAGTTTCAGCGGTGTAGCCAGTTTCGCCCATCTACCGCATGTGAAGTGTCTAGATAAACCTGATCAGGCTTATGATATTGCTTTGTTGGGAGTTCCTTTCGATTCTGCTGTCTCTTTCAGACCAG GTGCCAGATTCGGTCCTTATGCTTTGAGAAGTG GGTCTAGACGACAAAGACCCGACAGGGGATATTCGAGCAGACTGGAGGTCAATCCTTATACGAATGGTCTTTACGTT CTCGACTGTGGAGATGTTCCAGTGACTCCCTTTGATCCAGCAACAGCTATCAAGCAAGTGAAAGCAGGCTACAAATCTATCCTGCATCACCCGGTCGTcaacgaggaggagatgaaaaGATTACACATGCAGAAAGGATTAGATGGGAAATACCACCCCAGAATCATTGCTTTGGGAGGTGATCATACCATC GTCCTGCCAATCCTCGACGCTGTCTCAGAGGTATATGGACCAGTCTCAGTAATTCACTTCGACGCCCACATAGATACCTGGAACCCGAATAGATACGTTGGTAGCGTCTCTTTACAAGCGGATGTCAACCACGGTACTTTCTTCTGGCACGCGTATGAGAACGGATATATCAAGCCCAATTCCTCCATTCATGCCGGTATCAGAACCCGTTTCTCC GGTCCTCAAGATCTAGACGATGATATCACAGCTGGATTCGACCTGATACATActttcgacatcgacgattACGGAGTAGACTGGATCgcggagaagatcaaagctaGAATTGGGAATGGACCTGTAGTCATCTCGCTTGATGTGGACGTGATGGATCCTTCTATCGTTCCTGCTA CTGGTACTCCAGAATCTGGAGGGTGGACATCGAGAGAACTCAGACGAATCATCCACTCTCTGGTGGGATTGAACGTAGTTGCTTTCGACGTGGTTGAGCTTTCCCCTGCGTACGAtactcaag CTGAAATATCTGCGATCGCTGCTGCAGATATGGTTTATGATTTCCTGAGTATCTTAGCGCTCGGtgtggacgaggagaaagtTAAAGCGGGTGTTCGTCAGGTAGATGAGCTGTAA
- a CDS encoding transketolase, which produces MTQVAIGEQVNGHSGLHKHVAATNRITSPGEEQLVLNTIRCLAADLCQQYKGGHPGTVMGAAAIGIALWRYEMRFNPGNPDWFNRDRFVLSAGHACLFQYLFLHFSGYEAWTLDQVKNYHSPKTRGSMAAGHPEIEYPGIEVTTGPLGQGISNAVGMAIASKNLAAIYNKDDLKPIDNKIWCFTGDGCIQEGVGQESISLAGHLGLDNLILVYDNNSVTVDGRIDNCFTEDTSAKLIAQGWHVIDVYDGSNDLAAVLEGFDRAKQLSGKPICLNIRTVIGHSSRKANTGPAHGQALGDDEVAYVKRQLGFKPEDKFVIPPKVYEYFSGIKAKGAKAEQEWNETYKQYRQRYPQEYEELSRRICGEWTAEAWQDALPSKAKLPQEPQPTRKSSGIVVQALAPKYKTFVAGSADLLESTFVNFKDQIEFQKPSSGLGDYSGRQIRYGIREFAMVGIGNGMAAYQKGAFIPIMSTFFMFWIYAAPAARMAALQQLRFIGIATHDSIGIGEDGPTHQPVALASFYRALPNINLIRPADAEECMGMWTLALDDKSKNTPSIFTLSRQPVPLLPGTNRTKVRLGAYVVHGAEIEDPELTIIATGAEVSRAIETAKKLESAKNVRVVSMPSQRHFDMQPDEYKQSTLRSSSSLVVAIEAWASYGWAKYAHASLSMHTFGHSAPQQQLYDHFGFDPANMASKIDSWANKWKVKGRLPGLGEFEELLLGYVQH; this is translated from the exons ATGACGCAAGTAGCTATAGGTGAACAGGTCAACGGACATTCTGGCCTGCACAAGCATGTCGCAGCAACCAACAGGATTACATCA CCTGGAGAAGAACAGCTCGTGCTCAACACGATTAGATGTCTCGCTGCCGACTTGTGTCAACAG TACAAGGGCGGTCATCCTGGGACCGTCATGGGAGCTGCCGCCATCGGCATCGCTTTATGGAGGTATGAGATGAGATTCAATCCTGGCAACCCAGATTGGTTTAATCGCGATC GATTTGTGTTGTCTGCGGGTCACGCCTGTCTATTTCAATACCTCTTCCTGCATTTCTCAGGATATGAGGCCTGGACCTTGGACCAAGTCAAGAATTACCATTCGCCTAAGACACGCGGCTCGATGGCTGCTGGACACCCGGAAATAGAGTATCCCGGTATCGAAGTTACGACTGGACCTTTAGGACAAGGAATCTCCAATGCGGTTGGTATGGCTATAGCATCCAAGAACCTTGCTGCCATCTACAATAAGGATGATCTTAAGCCAATCGACAACAAGATATGGTGTTTCACCGGTGATGGCTGTATACAGGAGGGCGTGGGACAAGAAT CTATCTCCTTGGCTGGACACCTTGGGTTGGACAACCTGATCCTCGTGTACGACAATAACAGTGTTACCGTTGACGGACGTATAGATAATTGTTTCACAGAAGACACTTCTGCAAAGTTGATCGCTCAGGGATGGCATGTCATAGATGTATACGATGGATCGAACGAC CTAGCGGCTGTTTTGGAAGGCTTTGATAGAGCGAAGCAACTCAGTGGGAAGCCTATATGTCTCAACATCCGGACAGTCATCGGTCACTCCTCCCGAAAGGCCAACACTGGACCAGCGCATGGTCAGGCATTAGGTGACGATGAAGTTGCATATGTAAAAAGGCAATTAGGCTTCAAACCCGAAGATAAATTTGTCATTCCTCCTAAGGTTTACGAGTACTTCTCGGGTATCAAAGCCAAGGGAGCCAAGGCTGAACAAGAATGGAACGAGACATACAAGCAATACCGTCAGAGGTATCCACAGGAGTATGAAGAGCTGTCCCGACGTATCTGCGGAGAGTGGACCGCTGAAGCTTGGCAAGATGCTCTGCCTTCCAAAGCCAAACTTCCCCAAGAGCCTCAGCCCACGAGAAAGTCGAGCGGCATTGTCGTTCAAGCCTTAGCGCCCAAGTACAAGACCTTCGTCGCTGGTTCAGCCGATCTTTTGGAATCCACATTTGTCAACTTCAAAGATCAGATTGAATTCCAGAAACCAAGTTCCGGATTGGGTGACTACTCTGGCAGGCAGATTAGATACGGCATAAGAGAGTTTGCTATGGTCGGTATCGGGAATGGTATGGCCGCTTATCAGAAAGGAGCCTTTATTCCCATCATGTCGACCTTCTTCATGTTCTGGATTTACGCTGCCCCAGCCGCTCGTATGGCTGCTCTCCAACAACTCCGCTTCATTGGTATTGCAACACACGACTCGATCGGTATTGGTGAAGATGGTCCGACTCATCAACCGGTTGCTCTTGCTTCATTCTATAGAGCTTTACCGAATATCAATCTGATCCGACCTGCAGATGCCGAAGAGTGTATGGGGATGTGGACACTGGCTCTCGACGACAAATCGAAGAACACACCTTCCATTTTCACACTTTCAAGACAGCCTGTTCCCCTTTTACCTGGGACCAATAGGACCAAAGTCCGACTCGGTGCATATGTTGTTCATGGGGCAGAGATTGAAGACCCTGAACTCACAATCATAGCTACCGGTGCTGAAGTATCGCGAGCCATAGAAACCGCCAAAAAGCTCGAGTCCGCAAAGAATGTCCGAGTCGTATCCATGCCTTCTCAGCGACACTTCGACATGCAACCGGACGAATATAAGCAATCAaccttgagatcttcttctaGTCTGGTAGTCGCCATCGAAGCTTGGGCATCTTATGGTTGGGCTAAATACGCTCATGCCTCTCTGTCCATGCACACTTTC GGTCACTCTGCTCCCCAGCAGCAACTGTATGATCACTTCGGCTTCGACCCTGCCAACATGGCTTCCAAGATCGATTCTTGGGCCAACAAATGGAAGGTAAAAGGACGATTGCCTGGGCTGGGAGAGTTCGAGGAACTCTTACTTGGCTATGTGCAGCACTGA